TGGAGCAAGCTTCATTACGCAGAACCCATGAGGAATCTACAACTCAAGCTCATTTTAACCAGCGAAACTATTACTTATTGGCACAAAAAATATTTCGGCCACCTTCCCACTACGATCAAGAAATCAACTGCTCAAATCAAAATAGTATAACACCAGTGCGCTACGCATTGCGATAATGACTTAACATacgaatagataaaacaatagtcccacatagactaaaatctaaagagttttagacttaaataccataaaaTTGgctaaagggcatggccctttgggtctacacacttttgtgtgagggggaaGACCTATACTATGGCAAGGTtacctttcccgtacgcgcggtgcttcgcatggAAGCACGCACGCCACCGTCCGTCCGGACTGTCGGTCgggtcgggttcgggtgtgggtgggGGTTcactagatcctatctttttgctgaaaatttTCGTACACGTTTTCCACACACGTAGAAGAATCTTACTCCTTATATGTacgtgtttggcttggcttctatTTCTGTTTGACTTATGTGTCTCGCATGCTTTTGACTGACTGACAAAAGCAAAAGCTGTTTTCTGAACCTGACAAAAGCTAAAGTTGTTTTCTGCAAAAGCAACACTCTGCTCTATGACTGACAAAAGCAACTCTCTATTTTATGTCTGATTTTGTCTTGCATTGTTTTTAACCAAACGTTACCAGTATCTCTGTCATACGCATAAGTTCTTTGCATGGATTTTTCCTCTTGTTTGTAACGTCATAAACACTATATAAAAGAGTAGTTTTCAGCTCATTAGACACACAACAGAGAagcatctcttcttctgctcctttgtttttctgtaaacagttTTACTATCCAGTTTTCTCTGTTTTAAGTTTTGTTAATCACTGCTGCCAAGTTTTAAGAGTGTTCTCTTGTATGCTACAATGAGGAACGCTAAcgatagttgtatcctggaggcatCTCTTCGATAGGACTATATCATCTCTCTACAGGAGAAGTAGCCGACAAATATTGTCTTTAGGACAGCATATATCATACATGCCTCTATTATTCTGCGACAATTTACCGCTGCATCCGAAATCAACCATTCGTTCGAGCTAAGTATTTTTCACAGTATTTTTTCAATTGTTGTCAATATTTCCAACAGTAACTCCTACCGAGATCAGTCAATGATAAACCAACTTTGTAGCCTAAAACGTCCACCCATTAGTCATTTCGGTCTTTTTCAATACGACAtcaattatttttccctgatctttTTCTGCTGGAATTCCCAAAGAATAGAGAACGTGAACGGAAAGAGAAGCGACGGTTTTTGGGTCTAGAAAGTGGCTGAGAAGAGCAGTCTAAATGAGAGAGAATAGGAAATGGTAAACTCTTTTAAAGATGGGACCCACTACAAATTCTTGGATAACCAATGACTCATTGACACGTCATGGAGAAACCGGGGTTTAGCATTTTCGAGTTCAAAGCGagttcaaagactccaaagtccAAACGCATGAAGCCATGAACCCTTCTTTCGTGGACCCCTACTGTCGCACCCGTAACGCTTTAACTTCCGACACTTGTAAACCCGAACCTGGGGCTTATAGACCGTTGCAGAATATCGTCATCCATACCATTTACTCGGTAAAACCAgtaaagttcaaaaaaaaaaagtgatttttGAACTCTTTAAAAACTTAAATAGTCCATAAAAGTTGagttcttttctttcctttccttTGATAAAGAAGAAGACGATAAAGAACAGTAAGTGAGAGAGATAGTTAAAAAATGGCGACAACAAGAAGAATAAGATGGTACCCACCACCCCCTCCAAGTCCTAGAATACTTCACTTACCACTAAGACGACCTGTTCGTCGAAAAACCAGTTCGAAAAATCATTTGAATCCGAAAATTGTTGTTCCGAAAGAATCACCAGAGTTATCATCACACCAGAGTAATCATCCAAGAGGAAAACTCGAAACTCTATTTGATCAAGAAAGAGTTTTTTCAAAAACAGTTCCGATAGTTTTATTGAACTCATCATCATCTGTTGGACGTCATTGTAGTGGTGATGGTAACGGGAGAAGAGAAAGAGTTGAAGAAGATTTAGAATTTGGAGATAAATGTGAAGAACCAGAAGATATTAATGAAAATGAGAAATGGAGATTTCAAGCTGAGATTCTTAGAGCCGAATGTAATTTTCTTCGAATGGAAAGGGAAATAGTATTAAGGAAGCTGGAAATCAATCGAGTTCAAACTCAAAAGACTCTCCGCTCCGCagtagaaaccctaattctgttcgtTTTCTCGTTTTTTCGAATTTAATTCGAGTTTTATTGTGTTAGTGTTAATTACTAATAATCAGTCTTTTTCTCTTTGTTTTTACcaggggaaaaagaaaatttatcAAGGAAAGAATGTAGATTCAGTATTAGAGGAAgaaattgatgaattagaagagaaACTAAATGATTTACATAGAAAATCAGGAGCTACAGATATTGAGATTCGTAAATGTGATAATTTTGATCTCAAAGCATCAGTTCTTCAAAGGAGATTAGAAAAACTTGAATTTGATGATAAATATGtcaaagagattcaacaaatggCTGAATCAAGCTTAACTATCAAGCCAAACAATAACAATCATCGTTTTACAGATGTAAGTAATCAAATAACTTTATAATTAACTGAATTTGTTCGATTGTAATTAATGATCATTTGTTTTGTTATTAGGTGGAAATACTTGGGAAAAAGATGGAAGGAATATCAAAAGGGATGTTGGAGAAGATGGAAGCGGAGTATAGATCAATGCTGTCCTCCACACCAACATCTTCTGCAACTGCGAGCGGGACCAGTTCTGCTTCGACTTCCAGTCGATATGAATTCCCTCAcaattccttttcatcttctaaaaaagattatcaatatcatcaacgaCAGGCAAGTCTTCTTCTCTTTGACATCTTCATTATTAATTATTCATATTCTAATTTTCATACTAATTttatttaataatgattaaaatgTGCTTATGTTTTTGTCCTCCTGAAATTAATCCTAAAATATTGTTTCAGAATGATAAAATAATCTGAatagtttgttatttttgttgcttttgttgttgttgtgtggGTGGAAATAAGTATTGTTTTTAAACGGTAATAACATTCTTAATTTTGGAAATTCTGAATTctgaattcaaatttcaaatttatgTTTTGATAATAGCATAAAAGTTGTTACTCTGGGGTCCCATTACCTGCTTAAGTTGTTAAAGAAAGCAAAAAACACAAACAATGTGTCATTGACTGACTGGTAAACTGCTATGCTTTATGAAGAGATAGTGTGGCCTGAGAATTTCTTTTCAGTAATATGGAAATGGCTGTTGCATAGTTAATAACAGACGTTTTAATACCGGGTCATCTGACTCGCACATATAAAGTATGTCATTGAAAGAATAGGAAATTAGAAACGGTTGCAAATTCAAAAACAATCGTTGTttgaacaaacaaacaaaaaacaaatcaacAGGCGTTTAGAATAACAAGTGAGTTAATGAATAAGAGACTCTTTTTGCATGCATgtatggttcaggttcaggttcaggttcagggTTAGACTTTCAGAGTAATAGGTGAGTTAACATGTGCATGTATGTTTGTCTGTCATTAACATGGAATGGAAGCAAGCTGTGTGGTCTGGGTTGTTGTATTCTTTTACATTTATGAGTTACTTACTTTGATAAAGGTTTTACTAGAATTTTCAGGGGGGGAGGGGGGTCTATCCTTCCTTAAATGAAGGGGCTCCTCCTTTATTAATGACTTCATGAAGCTTTTGTTTTCTTTGGAGCTCCAGTTCTAAGGGTTGGCAAAGTTCCCAAGTGCATCTGATTCTCTATCTTTAATGAAGAGAGAGAAACACAACAATATGAATGTGTGTTTAGTAAAGtactaaggttttacaatttaatACGACTTGTTTGTTTGTCCTTGTATTGTTTTTCTGTAAGTCTTTCCTAGATATTCTTCTCCATTAAATGATGCTCATAAACAAGCTTATagggattatgcacatttgaaatCTGTAGCTTATTAGGTGGTTGTTGGATTGTGTTAGGCTATTTATAAATCCAAACCGCGGTTCGAGCCAAAAGAGTTTTGACTTTGGGACTTTGGCATCTATCATCTGTGTCATCTCATCTGGGAATATGGACAGTGTCAGACAGCTCAAATATCAGCCTTGATTGCCTGTCCTGATTGTGGAATTGGCATGCCCAGTTTGGATGTTAGGAATGTCCAGTGTATCGCGTTCGCCTATACAACCGAAATTGCAACTACATGAAAAGGGTATTACCAAAAATCCAAGATAGGTTTTCCCCCTCAAATATATGGACCTAGACATCACAATTTCCTAGGTCAGAACCTGTTCATGTATATGTGGATCTCGAACAATTATTTggttttatgtcaatggttaacTAGTACCATTCGGCCATAGACATCATGGTACAGGGTTCGTTACATAAGATTAAGATCCAGATTATCAATACAGAAGTTTAAAGCCTTATATTGTACTAGCATATTTTGACCATCCTATTAGCTATGTGTGGTTGCTTAGTCTTAGAACAGATTTACAAGTTACAAAAACCACAAGAATAAGAAAAGAGAAATGTTTTAGAGTCCTCTATAGTACCCCGAGCGCGCCGGTCTATATTATATAGGGACTGGATCCTTTGACAGAAGCTATTAGGTTATGCAATTACTATAGAGGCAAATTGATTCGATTGCAAGTTCCTGTAACaatccaaaagcaacaacatggGCATGTTTATCCTTCTTAGATTTTACCTCAGTATACTGATTGCTGCTTGACTTACCATCTGTAATTCCACCCTATCGACCGGTCTTtctaacaaaatgaaacttttataCAACCAGGAGAGGACAGTCCCTGAAGAAAAAGTATGTGCAGGGCGATGTAAGATGATTGTGCGTAAAATTGTCGAGCAGGTGAGGTCTGAGATGGAGCAGTGGTCTCAAATGCAAGATATGCTGGGACGGGTCAGGATGGAAATGGAGGAATTGCAGGCTTCTCGTGATTACTGGGAAGGTCGCGCACTAAATTCCAACAACCAGGTCCAGTCACTTGAATCCTCTGTAAGTGCAACTGCAAAACCTCAATTATCTCCAGCTCTATCTCTCTAAACAGATCAGTTAATTATCATTATTTAATCAGGTGCAAGATTGGAGAGAGAAAGCTCATGTGAATGAGACCAAAGTTTCCGAGCTGCAAAAACAAATCTCTGAGCTCCAAGTAAAGCTTAAAAGATCAAGAACTGAAAGAAACCAAAACTCATCAAGGACCAAGAACTTAGAGATGACACAAGGGGATCTTTCAcaaaaggagaaggaaaagagaGTGTTGACATGTAGCTTGAAAGAGAATCCGAAAGCAAATTTAAGCAAGCAGACTATCAAACACCAGTACACTGACATTGGCAGGACAAAAGAATGCCCTACTCACAGTGGAAACACTGGTTCAAATCGATCACCTCTTAGTGAAATTAAGAATTCTTCATCACCAATGTCTCGGCAAATTGGTAGAACTACATTAATGTCTCCTTCCTACAGCACCGAGAAACACCACCGTGCAAATTACAGTaagcaaaacagagatagtttTGGCATTGGCAGGAAACATGATGGTGCATATCACAATGGTTCGGTTCGAACACCTCTTGAGGAAGTAGGAAACTTAGCGTCGCCGAAGTTTAGGCACAAAAGAAGAGAAAGTTCTCCCTTTGTTCTTGTCTAAGAATCTTTTGTTAAGTTCTTTGAAGTTATTAGTTCTGTAAGTTCGTACATTGCAATGGTTTGCATAATACTTATTAAGATTATCAATGTATTATTTCCAAATTCCAATATGCTGAGTTGAAAATCAGAGCCCTCTACTTGCAGAAGCTGCGGGGTTTTTGCTAGCTATTTCTCTTGCAGCtgatattgataaaagaatggtAAGAATTTTAAATGGCGAAACTTCTCAAGTCCCTTGGCTAGTCAACTTGATTAGGTGGTCTATTCTTACGTTCCGCGAGAGGCAGATGAAGCTGCCCATCTACTCGCTGCCTATGCTTTCAAGCATAATATCTACCAACGGTGGATATCTTCCCAACCTCCCTGTATTTTCTATGGAAGAAATTGGTGTCTCGTCTGTTTAGTTTGCTTGTCTTTTCCTTGTTGGATGTCTGTTAAGGCAGCCGTCTATCAAATATGCTGAGTTGAAAGGGAAGTTTGTGGTTTGTTGTCTCCGTTTTTGCGAGTTACAGCATGTTTGGTTTTAGGTCTATTTCGATAGAGGTGTGCTACCTGTATCTCTATGTATATAAATACCACCACCTAATGTCTCTTACAAATATGTCTGTTCTAGAATCAGCTGCAAAAAGAAAGAGCTTCGAGGGTTGCATAGAATTCACATGTCCTGAAGGTGATTGCCTTTACTCGGGCAGTGATATTCAACTACCTCTTTTCTACCTCCTCCAATCTAAACCGCATATTTGGAAAATGGTGAATCCCACCTGAACCGAATCTAAATCCAGATGGGTGGTTTAGATTGGAGGGAGGTGATTAGGAAAATGGAAAAGAGGCAGTTGAATAACACTTTCGTTAATATAcagcaaaatcaaaaatacttttACTCGATTAATAAATTTAAATCTAAtaattatgaatataaaaaaaataaaactaaatcctctttAAATCTAATAACtatttataaaaaataataaaaaatattaaatccTCTCCTTATGTTCTCCTTCATGACGAAGATGATGTactcaaagctaaaagaaaaaaatgatggaTTAATAAATCAAGAATCTTCCGTCCATAATTTTTATTAGTTAAGAATTTGTTGGAAACTTGAATCCAAATTTCATATATGAATGGAAAAATCATTTAAGTAGTATCATATTAGATTTGAATGTTGGGATGTATCAGTGAGCTTAATATTAATTTGGCCTATTAGTTAGGTTAAATTAGTTTCAAGTTTGAaactaaaaaaaccctaaaactagaTACATGAAGGGACACgactcttaaggaatttaaattgGTATTCATCAATTAAGTTTGTGTTAAAGAGAGAGTTCATCGCTTTAAGTTTTGGTTCGCCGTCTCTCAAAGTTTGGAGTGCTACTACATCGAGAAGTAAGTCTTTGTACCCTGGGAGACAGACATAGATAATCCTGAGCACGAGTACATGGTGAATTTGTTTTAAGGGTAGAGGATATAATCCTTGTCTCGACTTCGGTTTGGTTCAGTTGGGTTCGCATCctccttcttttttgttttcacaATATTTATACAAGACTAACAACGGAATCGACAGGCTCAatatttcttttgttgtttttaattAAATAGGTTAGAGTGATCAAAGTAGAACTTAATTTAAGTTTCAGGAACTGCTTAGAAGTTATAAATAGTTTGTCTCGAGATTTTATTAAACCAAGTTGAAATGCTTCAACTATAGCTTTACCAAAAACATTTCAAAATGGTAAGaagctgtagttgcaggaaaccaTACACTaaaccctcacaagatttcattaacattcaactcatttttagattaacaatcttaattttattgatgaatctttgaacaatcttacgagaaaagataaagggattaagaacaacaaccactcttgattttctctctcctaattgttttttattcctctctctaaaaagatctctccctttcctttacaactgaacggctatttatagggaattacatagtggatgacagctaatctgtcctttatttttggatatgacttgcgacattatcgcaaccttataaatatcaatctcgcaaaacttccttattttggCAGGACCgccacacttttctcatgatttggctgatgtcgtttactacgtcgtttctgaagtttttctgcgacactgtcgtgttgtgttgttaataatttcgttgaggcattattgctgcgagattctgatcctacatcttgcctcttctcatatcttctctgcgaagtagagaacgatgtgagaaatgccgcagctatccatcacttcatattctgcatttatcacacgtatcctttctcccatctgtttcttgacacgtcttctgtaaccgctgattttcaaccgctcacgtcttttcgcattaattgtgtttatcttctcgaaaatctcctctatatatactcttcttactctctccttttctctctttttactctctttttatcttctctgcaacttcatctttTTATTcgtaaattcctctgctgtaacttttcttttatcttccttcttcaatcttcttaattcttcgtccattcccatactgttccctctgtagatcttcactgttcgtaattttcttcctttttaatttttacgaattaatctccctgctggtgttttccatggattcatcgaggttagttttcttttttctttcttatgggttttgctgaaattgatcttgcttacttccttatttgatgttgtttatgtgattcccatactgttgttatttcagcaaaaacgcctctaacaccaaatttacggttcagaaccctaatattcctaaATCGCAGCATatggttgttgtaaacaaaagaaagtctgcggatcataaggtagtaagaaacattattcttttctaataacaatattgttgcctctgtttcttatatggattgtgattcgcagggtgataaggatgccaacaaacctctcaagaaatctcgccacctcaaaaccgttgaaacctttgttccatttcacttacttatcccttcaaaatctcctgtgacatcttcgcaagttaaaccattatctccaattcgcgaaaaggttgcctcagatttcatcccttcaactgacctttcaatgattgaaaccccccttattaatccttctgtgaatgaaacttcttctcctcctattgataatgtttcccaaccttctatcattgccagttctctacctgagcctcttcttttttcgaaagaaactgtggaaggaatagatattgctttcaaagttttgtctgaggttctggatgatgttaagaagtctcccattgatcctgtaaagtctggtgtttgcgaaattctgagtaagtgttttggctctgacagagctgcttcgcaaacaactttggaaaaagaggttgaaaccttgaataagaatctccaaatgatgactttatagtgtaatgctcttcgtctcgaaaatcaaaagctccagaatgtttcgctggatcgcgacaattttcgcaagaagaatgatgaactgagaggtatgatttccttatctgtgtcttcaatttgcctttctaatgattttatcctttccatatttaattgtccttaaaatccctttttcgcatgttaagccttaaaaccagaaacgaataatggagagatatcaatttgaatctgctgttgaagaagcccgtgttgataaagagattttgacggatcaatataaccaattagataacagTTTTTGACTTGAGTGAAAAAGAGGtcgtaagtatttcttcgtatatccaattatgatgctttgtagacaaaattttaattgttgagaatatgtccaggaggatgtcgccatggaGGTGGAGAGTACTGGTGATGTTCGTTCATCCTCGGAAAATGGCAATAAAGAAAATTCTCAGAGCTCAGGACCGAATGAAAGTGACGGTGCTCTTGGAGTTGATGTGGGTAATTCAGGTTCTTTGAAcgcttcagagaccacccaagtaagtatttaccTCATTTAATCCATAGGAGCATAAAATTACTGATTTAAGAATGGGTGAATGAGaattcatgtgaatatacgaaaagttttgccgaaatacgtcaccagaaatttcAGATCTCAGTCCTTTAgcaaaaatgctgtagaatcttcatacgatgtcggattttcgcaatATACCCATGTATCCCTATGCCcataaaatttccaagctttagcaaagaatcttttagagttttgagcacttttaggaggtgaaatcagcgaaatagtaaacttccaggagacttccagaaaattttcagctgtcatgtagtccgatgttttgaccacatcgtTTTGCCCGTTcatccgattgttatgaaattttgataggtCTTATATAAGACCCATACGAAGACAATGGTATACAACTCAGccttagattcttcaccaattgctcccagatcgtcgttttgtacagggcagtgtaaaatcttctcagacgagcttgttgtaaaacgtgtttttgtGACTTTCACGTTATTTTCCAATGTCTAGCATGTGAAATGAAGAACTTAAGTATTAttgtaataccctgtatttttaCTTATCGTTTCGGGGCAGGCTTTACCCGACATATGTAATTACTTTGTTATTTGGGTTGTTGAATTGAGTCACTTCATTGCCTTAGTCTAGGTTTTGACATTTAAAATTGGATATTTAGAATTCCTAACTTAGTGAAAGGGTTGGGTGGAAATTTAATCACCTAatattaattttgaaataaatataaagttagagaaaaatgaaaagacaattaaaaaaaatagaattatGTTTATTAATATTAGTATTAGTATTAGTATTAATGAGAGGTTACGAACATAGTAAATATAATTATTAATATTAGTATTAATAGGGGTTTTGTAATAAAATTGGAAGAGAAGATTTTAGAAATGATTTTGGAGATTGGAAAACTAAAAGCTAGGGAGAATGAGATGGAGTTAGAGTTCTTAGAGAAAAGGGataaagaggaaaaagaagagtTTATAAACAACAAAAGGTAGAATGCTAGATTccttttctctttgtgtttttggttatacttaaattttgatttttgtttaattttacaCAGTTAGGTTTCTGAAATTTATGTGTGTAAATATATGTATCCGATTGATGATCAGCCTCCTAGTACTGATAGATAACATGTTTAGGAATTCCTGGTCAAAATTTGAGAATAGTCCACcgtaaattcaccgttgaatgtttgtTTTAGTTTGTATGtgatttctgaattttctggacagtttcgttttaacatgtttttgattgattttggtAACCTTAACGATGTTAAAAT
This DNA window, taken from Papaver somniferum cultivar HN1 chromosome 3, ASM357369v1, whole genome shotgun sequence, encodes the following:
- the LOC113357135 gene encoding coiled-coil domain-containing protein 158-like, producing the protein MATTRRIRWYPPPPPSPRILHLPLRRPVRRKTSSKNHLNPKIVVPKESPELSSHQSNHPRGKLETLFDQERVFSKTVPIVLLNSSSSVGRHCSGDGNGRRERVEEDLEFGDKCEEPEDINENEKWRFQAEILRAECNFLRMEREIVLRKLEINRVQTQKTLRSAGKKKIYQGKNVDSVLEEEIDELEEKLNDLHRKSGATDIEIRKCDNFDLKASVLQRRLEKLEFDDKYVKEIQQMAESSLTIKPNNNNHRFTDVEILGKKMEGISKGMLEKMEAEYRSMLSSTPTSSATASGTSSASTSSRYEFPHNSFSSSKKDYQYHQRQERTVPEEKVCAGRCKMIVRKIVEQVRSEMEQWSQMQDMLGRVRMEMEELQASRDYWEGRALNSNNQVQSLESSVQDWREKAHVNETKVSELQKQISELQVKLKRSRTERNQNSSRTKNLEMTQGDLSQKEKEKRVLTCSLKENPKANLSKQTIKHQYTDIGRTKECPTHSGNTGSNRSPLSEIKNSSSPMSRQIGRTTLMSPSYSTEKHHRANYSKQNRDSFGIGRKHDGAYHNGSVRTPLEEVGNLASPKFRHKRRESSPFVLV